Within Celeribacter marinus, the genomic segment TTATTCTCTCTTTTCATATTCTCAAGCGCCCACCACACGGCCCCCGCAAGGGCACCAGACCCCATGTGCACTGCCAATATCGCCCAATTCATCGTCGTCGCGCCCCCCGACATAGGCGCAAACGCCTGCTCGCTTATCGGGAAATACAACACCCCCAAGAAGGCCCCGATCCCAAGTGCCCAGCCGATGGTGGACCGCGCTCCTAGCGCGACACGCACAACAAGTGCGGGCGACGTGGTAATCCACCCAATGACGACCGCCAACAACACCCCGGCATTCGTGTCAAAGCGACCATAAATTACATCGTATCCAAGCGACAATGCGAGTACGCCAACCGCCACACCGAACATCCAACCCCGCACAAGGTGATGCGGAATACGGCGCTCGATAAAGGTAAGATCAATACTCATATTGCGAGTTTACACCCCTGTCGCCGGAATGCCCGAACGCAGCACGGGCTGCGGCGCGGTCAACTCTTTCCATTTCGACAACGCCGTGTTCACGGTCGCATTCGGATCGCGGGCAACGAATTCACCATGTCCCTCTTTGGTGGTCAATTCACCGTCTGTGACGGCGACATAGCCACGGCTCAAAACGTAGCGTGGCAACCCAGAAACTTCGATCCCCTCGAACACATTATAATCGATCGCCGAGGCTTGGGTGTCGGCGCTGATCACCTTGGTCTTGTTGGGATCAAGAACGATGATATCGGCATCTGCCCCCACAAGGACTGCGCCCTTTTTCGGATAACAATTCAATATCTTGGCGATATTGGTTGAGGTCACAGCGACAAATTCGTTCATCGTAATCCGACCCGTTTCAACCCCCGTGGTCCACAACACGGGCAAGCGATCCTCAAGGCCGCCTGTCCCGTTCGGGATCTTGGAAAAATCGCCGATGCCATTGCGCTTTTGCTCGGTCGTAAAGGCACAATGATCGGTCGCGACACACGACAACGTGCCAGAGGCCAGACCCGCCCAAAGGCTGTCTTGGTGGTGTTTATTGCGAAACGGCGGTGACATCACACGGCGTGCCGCGTGGTCCCAATCTTCATGGAAATACTCGCTCTCGTCGAGCACAAGGTGCTGAATGAGCGGCTCGCCCCAGACCCGTTTGCCCTGCATCTTTGCGCGCCGGATCGCCTCGTGGCTTTCCTCGCAGGACGTATGCACAACATAAAGCGGCGCGCCGGCCATATCGGCAATCATAATGGCGCGGTTTGTGGCCTCGCCCTCTACCTGAGGCGGGCGCGAATAGGCGTGCGCCTCGGGGCCAGTGTTGCCCTCCGCCAAAAGTTGCGCGGTGAGTTCCGCCACCACATCGCCATTTTCAGCGTGCACAAGCGGGGTCGCACCAAGTTCGGCACAGCGTTTGAACGAGGCATAAAGCTCGTCGTCATTCACCATCAACGCGCCTTTGTAAGCGAGGAAGTGTTTGAAACTGTTGATCCCTTTTTCTTGCGTGATGATTTTCATCTCGTCAAAGACCTGTTCGCCCCACCATGTAATCGCCATGTGAAACGAATAATCGCAAGCGGCGCGCGCTGATTTATTGTCCCACACCTTGAGCGCATCCAAGAGGCTCTCACCGGGGGCGGGCAGACAAAAATCGACCACCATCGTGGTCCCGCCCGCAAGTGCCGCGCGGGTGCCAGAGGCGAAATCATCGGCGCTATACGTGCCCATAAACGGCATCTCAAGGTGCGTATGCGGGTCGATCCCGCCCGGCATCACGTAACATCCCGTTGCGTCCAACA encodes:
- the hydA gene encoding dihydropyrimidinase; this translates as MTKVIKGGTVVTADLTYKADVKIDGGVIVEIGPDLTGDEVLDATGCYVMPGGIDPHTHLEMPFMGTYSADDFASGTRAALAGGTTMVVDFCLPAPGESLLDALKVWDNKSARAACDYSFHMAITWWGEQVFDEMKIITQEKGINSFKHFLAYKGALMVNDDELYASFKRCAELGATPLVHAENGDVVAELTAQLLAEGNTGPEAHAYSRPPQVEGEATNRAIMIADMAGAPLYVVHTSCEESHEAIRRAKMQGKRVWGEPLIQHLVLDESEYFHEDWDHAARRVMSPPFRNKHHQDSLWAGLASGTLSCVATDHCAFTTEQKRNGIGDFSKIPNGTGGLEDRLPVLWTTGVETGRITMNEFVAVTSTNIAKILNCYPKKGAVLVGADADIIVLDPNKTKVISADTQASAIDYNVFEGIEVSGLPRYVLSRGYVAVTDGELTTKEGHGEFVARDPNATVNTALSKWKELTAPQPVLRSGIPATGV